In a single window of the Phycisphaerae bacterium genome:
- a CDS encoding fumarate hydratase C-terminal domain-containing protein, whose product MATKLSVPISEKDIRALKIGDQVLLSGVIFTGRDAAHKYMKESFIAGPCPPSERAVYDVLKPGLAGGVIYHCGPVVRRVGQASGLPEKYEFVAAGPTTSIREEPYQADVIEHFGLRAVIGKGGMGAKTLAGCQKFGAVYLHAIGGAATLIAESVKEVLAVHKLDFGVPEAFWQIRVEDFPCVVTMDSHGQSLHDQVQAQSDAKLRALLTK is encoded by the coding sequence ATGGCGACGAAGCTGAGCGTTCCGATCAGTGAGAAGGATATCCGCGCCTTGAAGATTGGCGACCAGGTGCTGCTGTCCGGCGTGATCTTCACCGGGCGGGACGCGGCGCATAAGTACATGAAGGAGAGCTTCATCGCCGGCCCGTGCCCGCCGAGCGAGCGCGCCGTCTATGACGTGCTGAAGCCGGGGCTCGCGGGCGGGGTGATCTACCACTGCGGGCCGGTCGTGCGGCGGGTGGGGCAGGCCTCTGGTCTGCCAGAAAAGTATGAATTCGTCGCCGCCGGTCCGACGACGAGCATTCGCGAAGAGCCGTACCAGGCGGACGTGATCGAGCATTTCGGCTTGCGCGCGGTGATCGGCAAGGGTGGAATGGGGGCGAAGACGCTGGCGGGTTGCCAGAAGTTCGGGGCGGTGTACCTGCACGCGATCGGCGGGGCGGCGACGCTCATCGCCGAGAGCGTGAAAGAGGTGCTCGCGGTGCACAAGCTGGACTTCGGCGTGCCGGAGGCGTTCTGGCAGATTCGCGTCGAGGACTTCCCGTGCGTGGTGACGATGGACAGCCACGGGCAGAGCCTGCACGACCAGGTGCAGGCGCAGTCGGATGCAAAGCTCCGCGCGCTGCTGACGAAGTAG
- a CDS encoding fumarate hydratase, with translation MEDITQHVIELINSTSTDLSPDIEQAVTAALGREAAGSAAHGALQTILENVRMSREKGRPICQDTGTPNFYVWYPVGWSQRAMRTQIEAAVRAATQQAFLRPNAVAALSGKNSGDNVGIDFPTIHFDEWEHDYLRIGLMLKGGGSENCGVTYSVPSPEFAASRDIKGVRKAVLDAANKAQGFGCAPGILGVGIGGDRATGVIKAKEQLFRPLGDSNPNPELDALEKQLLREINELGIGPMGFGGKTTVLAVKMAELHRLPASFFVSIAYMCWADRRKLMTVRNGKVEITAPT, from the coding sequence ATGGAAGACATCACCCAACATGTGATCGAGCTGATCAACTCCACGTCCACGGACCTGTCGCCGGACATCGAGCAGGCAGTCACCGCGGCGCTGGGGCGCGAGGCGGCGGGATCGGCGGCGCACGGGGCCTTGCAGACCATCCTGGAAAACGTGCGCATGTCGCGTGAGAAGGGTCGCCCGATCTGCCAGGATACGGGTACGCCGAACTTCTACGTGTGGTACCCGGTTGGCTGGTCGCAGCGGGCCATGCGAACGCAGATCGAAGCCGCCGTGCGGGCCGCGACGCAGCAGGCGTTCCTGCGGCCGAACGCGGTCGCGGCGTTGTCGGGCAAGAACTCGGGCGACAACGTCGGCATCGATTTCCCGACGATCCACTTCGACGAGTGGGAGCACGACTACCTGCGCATCGGGCTGATGCTCAAGGGCGGCGGGTCGGAGAACTGTGGCGTCACGTACAGCGTGCCGTCGCCGGAGTTTGCCGCCAGTCGCGACATCAAGGGCGTGCGGAAAGCCGTTCTCGACGCGGCCAACAAGGCGCAGGGTTTTGGCTGTGCGCCGGGCATCCTCGGCGTGGGCATCGGCGGCGACCGCGCGACCGGGGTGATCAAGGCGAAGGAGCAGCTCTTCCGCCCGCTGGGCGACAGCAATCCGAACCCGGAGCTTGACGCGCTCGAAAAGCAGCTCCTGCGCGAGATCAACGAGCTCGGCATCGGGCCGATGGGCTTCGGCGGCAAGACGACGGTGCTGGCGGTGAAAATGGCCGAGTTGCATCGGTTGCCGGCGAGCTTCTTCGTGTCGATCGCGTACATGTGCTGGGCGGATCGGCGGAAGCTCATGACCGTCAGGAACGGGAAGGTGGAGATTACAGCACCGACGTAG